The DNA sequence TGCGCAATCGAGGTGTCGACGCCGCCTAGCAGCAAGTGAGGTGTAGATGAAGAAACCTTCATCTGCACCTCACTGGTGATTCACGCCCCCGCCGAACAATAGGAACTAACAGACATTCCACCACGAGAAGGACGTGCCACCATGAGCAGCTTCAGCCGCTTTGCACCACTCATCGCAATCCTGGGTCTGCTGTTCCTCGTTGGACTCGGCGGCGCCGCCCTAGCCAACAATGACCAGGGACCGCGCATCGATTCCACCCGAGCGACGATCACTATGCAGGCGCCGACCTCCACTCCTGCCCCGACTTCGGAACCGGAGCCGGCTGCGGAGCCGGAGTCGGTTCCTACCCCGGTTCCTGTGCCTGCTCCGGCTCCCGTGCAGGCACCCGCCCCCGCCCCGCAGCCACCGTTGAACGTCCAAAATTACGACGACGATGATGACGACGACTGGGACGATGAGGACGACGACTAACCATGTCTCCGCCCAGAATCGCGTGGAAGGAGATCCGCCAAGGCGCGGCGTCTCTGCGATGGCGCATCGTCTTATGGATCACCGCCGTCGTGGTGGTGACCCTCGTCAGCGTCATCTTCATCGCCCGCTCCCTCATGCTCTCCGAGGCGTCAGACAGCGCCAATTCAGCCGTAGAGCAGGAGATCGGCGAGTTCCTCCGATTCGTGGAAGAGGGCCAAGACCCCACCACCAACACCACGTTTGAGTCCCCCGCGCAACTCATCGAGCTATACCTGTCCCGCCAAATCCCCGACGACAACGAAGCGATCGTGGGCCTGACCGATGGGCGGCTCATCCAAATGGATCTCAGCTCGCTGAGCGGTACCCACCCCGCTCCCCTGGTTCCATCTGAGCCCCTGGTCCACGAAGTGTTCGACTCCGCTCTCGCCTCGGGCATCTACGAAGACCCCGAACGCGGCCGCGCCCACTGGGGACGGATCTCCTTCTTCACCGGCGAGGACCAACCAATCTCGCACTTCGCCGTGGTGTATTACACCGCCGAAGCGCGGGCCGCCGTGGCCTCTCAGGTGCGGATGCTCAGCCTCATTGGCGTTGGCGGCGTCGTCGCCGCCATCCTCATCGGGTGGCTCATTGCCGGTCAGATCATCGCCCCGCTCCGCCGCGTCCGCGAGGTGGCCGCCACCATCAATAACACCGACCTCACCCAGCGTGTCCCCGTCGACGGCCACGACGAAACAGCCCAGCTGGCACAGACGTTTAACACGATGCTCAACCGCATCGAAACCGCCTACAAAGACCAGCGGCAGTTTGTCGACGACGCCGGCCACGAACTCCGCACCCCCATCACCGTGGTGCGCGGGCAGCTGGAACTACTGGAATCCTCACCACCCGAGGAACGCGCCCGCTCCATCGAACTGGCCACCGCAGAACTGGACCGCATGTCCCGGATGGTCAATGACCTCCTCACCCTCGCCGTCGCCGACTCCGGCTCATTCCTACACCCAGCCGACTGCGACGTCGCCGAGCTCGCCATCGACATCGAAGACAAGGCCAGCGTCCTCAGCGATCGCATCTCGCTCATCCGCGTCGCCGAGGGCACCGTCGTCCTCGACGAACAGCGCGTCACCGAAGCCATCCTCGAGCTCTACGGCAATGCCCTCCGCTACAGCGACGGCCCCATCGACCTCGCCTCTGAATACTCCGGCGCCGGTGCCGACCGCATCTTCCGCATCTGGGTCCGCGACCGCGGGCCCGGAATTACCCCGGCCCAGCAAGAGCGCCTGTTCAGCCGATTCACCCGGGGCTCGCACACCAGCACCACCCGCCCGGGCGGCGCTGGCCTGGGCCTATCCATTGTCCACGCCATCGGCGAAGCCCACGGCGGGCGCGCCTTCGTCGAATCCACCGTGGGCGTGGGATCAGTCTTCGGGCTTGAGATCCCCGCTCCCGAAGAAGGAGAACTCCCATGAGCAGAATCCTCATCGCCGAGGACGACCGCGGCATCGCCGATTTCATCCACCGCGGACTCACCGCCGCCGGATACGCCTGCGACGTCGTCGACTCCGGCCCTGCCGCCTTCGGCATGGCCCGCTCCGGCGACTTCGACCTCATGATCCTAGACCTCGGTCTCCCACACATGGACGGCGCCGACGTCCTCGAGCAACTACGAGTCCTACGCGTCAGCCTGCCAATCATCGTCCTCACCGCCCGCACCAAAATCGAAGACCGCATCCGCTCGCTAGAAGGCGGCGCGGACGACTACATGCCCAAACCCTTCCAATTCGCCGAGCTGCTCGCGCGAGTCCGGCTGCGCCTGGCCGACAAGGTCGGTGACGCCAGCACCGGAGGATTCCAGCTCACCCGCGGTGACCTCATCCTCGACCTGCGCACCCAGCGCGTCCAAGTGGATTCGCGGTGGAAGGACCTGTCGCGCCGCGAGGTCGGACTCCTAGAGACCTTCATGCGCCATCCCGGCCAGATCCTCTCCCGCGCCCAACTGCTCAGCATGGTGTGGGGCATGGACTTTGACCCCGGCTCCAACGTCGTGGACGTCTACATCCGGACACTGCGCAAGAAGATCGGCGCGGAGAAGGTGGAGACGATTCGCGGTTCCGGCTATCGGCTGTGCTGAAGCCAAGGACTGAAGGGCCTACACAAATTCTCTAGAACGTAAGGTAGTACCTAGAATTTTCGCAGGTGGCTGAGAAAATTAGGCGCACTCGGTGGGGCTAGTCCGATGCCGCCGTCGTGTCGGTGATCACGCGGATCTGGGTGATGTCAGAGCGCAGGGCATCCTCGGAGTATTCGATCTTGGCGCCGTCGGCGGTCTCGGCGACGCGGGAGATGCGCAGCAAGGGCAAGTTCCGGGAGATGCGCAGTTTGTCCTGCTCCCATCCGGAGGCGATGCCCGGGGTGATGGTCTCGGATTTCCGGGCCGGATAGAGGTCCCACTTGCTGCGGAGGAGTTCGTAGAGCGACTCGGAAAGGTCTTCGTCGAGCATGCCGGGAACGAGGGCGGCTGGGAAGAAGGAGATTTCGATGAACATCGGGGTGCCATCGACGCTCCGCAGGCGGGAGACGCGGAAGACGGGCTCCCCCACGTCGAGGTCGAGGTAGTTCGCCACGGCCGGGGTGGCTGATTCGAGCGTCTTTTCCAGGACGACCGAGGTGACGGTTAGTCCGCGTTCGCGCAGCTGGGGCATGAGGCCCTCGATGCGGGTGAGGTCCAGGACCGGGGGGATTCCCCGGACGAAGGTGCCTCCGGTGCGCCCGCGGCGGCGGTCAATGAGGCCTTCTAGCTGGAGGATGTCCAAAGCGTGACGCACGGTCATGCGGGCTACCCCGAACTCGTCGACAAGTTCTCGCTCCGCGGGGAGGCGATCGCCCGGAAGGAGCTGACCGCGTTCGATGCGACCACGCAGTTGGTCTGCGATCATCACGTACGCGGGGGGACGTC is a window from the Corynebacterium testudinoris genome containing:
- a CDS encoding sensor histidine kinase: MSPPRIAWKEIRQGAASLRWRIVLWITAVVVVTLVSVIFIARSLMLSEASDSANSAVEQEIGEFLRFVEEGQDPTTNTTFESPAQLIELYLSRQIPDDNEAIVGLTDGRLIQMDLSSLSGTHPAPLVPSEPLVHEVFDSALASGIYEDPERGRAHWGRISFFTGEDQPISHFAVVYYTAEARAAVASQVRMLSLIGVGGVVAAILIGWLIAGQIIAPLRRVREVAATINNTDLTQRVPVDGHDETAQLAQTFNTMLNRIETAYKDQRQFVDDAGHELRTPITVVRGQLELLESSPPEERARSIELATAELDRMSRMVNDLLTLAVADSGSFLHPADCDVAELAIDIEDKASVLSDRISLIRVAEGTVVLDEQRVTEAILELYGNALRYSDGPIDLASEYSGAGADRIFRIWVRDRGPGITPAQQERLFSRFTRGSHTSTTRPGGAGLGLSIVHAIGEAHGGRAFVESTVGVGSVFGLEIPAPEEGELP
- a CDS encoding response regulator transcription factor encodes the protein MSRILIAEDDRGIADFIHRGLTAAGYACDVVDSGPAAFGMARSGDFDLMILDLGLPHMDGADVLEQLRVLRVSLPIIVLTARTKIEDRIRSLEGGADDYMPKPFQFAELLARVRLRLADKVGDASTGGFQLTRGDLILDLRTQRVQVDSRWKDLSRREVGLLETFMRHPGQILSRAQLLSMVWGMDFDPGSNVVDVYIRTLRKKIGAEKVETIRGSGYRLC
- a CDS encoding GntR family transcriptional regulator, with amino-acid sequence MIADQLRGRIERGQLLPGDRLPAERELVDEFGVARMTVRHALDILQLEGLIDRRRGRTGGTFVRGIPPVLDLTRIEGLMPQLRERGLTVTSVVLEKTLESATPAVANYLDLDVGEPVFRVSRLRSVDGTPMFIEISFFPAALVPGMLDEDLSESLYELLRSKWDLYPARKSETITPGIASGWEQDKLRISRNLPLLRISRVAETADGAKIEYSEDALRSDITQIRVITDTTAASD